A region of Silurus meridionalis isolate SWU-2019-XX chromosome 15, ASM1480568v1, whole genome shotgun sequence DNA encodes the following proteins:
- the zgc:92275 gene encoding cholesterol 7-desaturase nvd produces MEGAVSSRLVRLLAGVAIAFAAVVLLHVRDPSDVLLDGAYGYPELWRKTGLAGAPARAAACILAGAVLLAAVWLYRLLFAPLELLRSPDDVGYVAEDGRSRARAANEVRRRRKTGELPPVYPNGWYRILDSHMLERGDVKSVTVLGEQVAVFRGQDGKAYVMDAYCPHLGANLGVGGRVVGNCIECPFHGWQFRGEDGKCVRIPYAEKVPEFAKVRRWLSCEINEQILVWFHCDGEEPTWIVPEQKEITSEEWVYRGRTEHFINAHIEEIPENAADIAHLAHLHTPGIVSGVDLRYTNSKTWEFIRHDWKVEWNPEPEPNKHCSQMLVKHALTVFGRHWPLLDVNVVARQVGPGVVFLLFNHSFLGRGVILHCVTPVEPLLQCVSHSIFYQSNIPPLVPKFILRAECIQFERDVMIWNNKKYISKPLLVKEDSAIQKHRRWYSQFYSDNSPRLRFQHETLDF; encoded by the exons ATGGAGGGTGCAGTGAGCTCGCGGCTTGTCAGGTTGCTCGCCGGTGTAGCGATCGCCTTCGCCGCGGTGGTCCTGCTGCACGTGCGTGACCCGTCCGACGTGCTGCTGGACGGCGCATACGGATACCCCGAGCTGTGGAGAAAAACCGGCCTGGCCGGCGCTCCGGCGCGCGCTGCGGCGTGCATCCTGGCCGGTGCAGTGCTTTTGGCAGCGGTGTGGCTCTACCGGCTCCTGTTCGCTCCACTAGAGCTGCTGAGAAGCCCAGACGACGTGGGCTACGTCGCGGAGGATGGGCGCTCGCGAGCGCGTGCGGCCAACGAGGTGCGGCGGAGGCGCAAGACCGGGGAACTGCCTCCGGTTTATCCCAACGGCTGGTACCGGATCCTGGACTCGCACATGCTGGAGCGTGGAGACGTCAAGAGCGTAACCGTGTTGG GTGAGCAGGTAGCAGTGTTTCGGGGTCAGGATGGGAAAGCCTATGTGATGGATGCCTACTGCCCTCATCTAGGGGCCAATCTGGGTGTAGGGGGCCGAGTGGTGGGCAACTGTATTGAGTGTCCATTTCATGGGTGGCAGTTTCGAGGAGAGGATGGAAAGTGTGTCAGGATCCCATATGCTGAAAAAG tacCGGAGTTTGCTAAGGTGCGCCGCTGGCTGAGTTGTGAGATAAACGAGCAGATACTGGTTTGGTTCCACTGTGATGGTGAGGAACCAACCTGGATAGTTCCTGAGCAGAAAGAGATCACCAGTGAAGAGTGGGTTTACCGTGGACGCACGGAGCACTTCATCAACGCTCACATTGAG GAGATACCAGAGAATGCTGCCGACATTGCTCACCTGGCCCATCTCCATACTCCAGGTATCGTGAGTGGCGTGGACCTGCGTTATACTAACAGTAAGACCTGGGAGTTCATCCGCCATGACTGGAAG GTGGAATGGAATCCAGAGCCGGAGCCCAATAAGCACTGCTCTCAGATGCTGGTGAAGCATGCTCTCACTGTATTCGGACGCCACTGGCCTTTATTGGATGTGAATGTGGTGGCCAGACAg GTCGGTCCAGGTGTGGTGTTCCTGCTGTTTAACCACAGCTTCTTGGGTCGTGGTGTGATCTTACACTGTGTGACCCCAGTGGAGCctctgctgcagtgtgtgtcgCACAGCATTTTCTACCAGAGCAACATTCCTCCACTCGTGCCAAAATTCATCCTGCGTGCCGAGTGTATTCAG TTTGAGCGAGACGTCATGATTTGGAacaataagaaatatatttctaaaccATTGCTGGTGAAAGAAGACTCAGCCATCCAGAAGCATCGGCGCTGGTATAGTCAGTTCTACAGTGACAACAGTCCACGTCTGCGCTTCCAACACGAGACCCTGGACTTCTGA
- the cel.2 gene encoding LOW QUALITY PROTEIN: carboxyl ester lipase, tandem duplicate 2 (The sequence of the model RefSeq protein was modified relative to this genomic sequence to represent the inferred CDS: inserted 1 base in 1 codon), protein MGVLGVLAVLGLFMGAAHAASLGVVYTEGGLVEGKNHGVGLFRYMDVFKGVPFAAQPVRFQKPTPHPGWNGVLKAVDFPKRCLQLNLIQSGSRGSEDCLYLNIWVPQGRSISTGLPVMVYFFGGGYLVGGSSGANFLDNYLYSGEEIADRGDVIVVTVNYRVGALGFLSTGDSDLPGNYGLWDQHAAIAWVHRNIKAFGGDPNNITIFGESAGAASVSFQMLTPHNKGLIRRAISQSGVALCPWAVNRNPRAYAEEVAKKLGCPTDQSMAACLKMSDPVEITLAGTLNLQGSATNPIVXNLALAPVIDGDFLPDDPSTLFSNAADVDYIAGVNDMDGHIFTGFDIPSVNQPLQPTPVEDVKDLLTALTSDKGLDASAAAYDQYTANWGSKPSKDDIKKTIVNIETDYTFLVPTQTALYLHAKHAKTGRTYSYLFSEPSRMPGYPLWMGADHADDLQYVFGKPFATPLAYLPKHRKVSKYMIAYWTNFAKTGDPNKGESVPVAWPKLTDGHQFLEINHDMGRNSVKQKMRARYVHFWSTTYISFPNVN, encoded by the exons ATGGGTGTGTTGGGAGTTTTAGCTGTTTTGGGCCTTTTTATGGGCGCTGCACATGCAGCTTCG CTAGGAGTTGTATACACAGAGGGAGGATTGGTTGAGGGGAAGAATCATGGAGTAGGACTCTTCCGTTACATGGATGTCTTTAAAGGTGTCCCATTTGCCGCACAACCAGTCCGATTTCAGAAACCGACTCCTCACCCGGGCTGGAATG GCGTCTTGAAGGCCGTTGACTTTCCTAAGAGGTGCCTGCAACTAAACCTGATTCAGAGTGGAAGCAGGGGCAGTGAGGACTGTTTGTACCTGAACATCTGGGTCCCACAAGGCCGCTCAA tttcaaCTGGCCTTCCTGTCATGGTTTACTTCTTTGGTGGTGGTTACCTGGTCGGTGGCTCTTCAGGCGCTAACTTCTTGGATAACTACCTGTACAGTGGAGAGGAGATTGCTGACCGGGGAGACGTCATTGTGGTCACTGTAAACTATCGTGTTGGGGCGCTCGGATTTCTCAGTACCGGAGATTCGGATTTGCCAG GAAACTATGGTCTTTGGGATCAGCATGCTGCTATCGCCTGGGTGCACAGGAACATTAAGGCTTTCGGGGGAGATCCAAACAATATTACTATTTTTGGAGAGTCTGCTGGAGCGGCCAGTGTCAGCTTTCAG atgcTGACCCCCCACAATAAGGGCTTGATTCGCAGAGCTATTTCCCAGAGTGGCGTTGCTCTGTGTCCTTGGGCTGTTAACAGAAATCCTAGAGCCTATGCTGAAGAG GTTGCTAAGAAATTGGGCTGCCCAACTGACCAGAGCATGGCAGCCTGTCTGAAAATGAGCGACCCTGTCGAGATAACTCTGGCTGGTACCCTTAACCTGCAAGGCTCTGCAACAA ACCCCATCG AAAACCTGGCCCTTGCTCCTGTGATCGATGGCGATTTCCTCCCCGATGATCCCAGCACCCTTTTCAGCAACGCGGCTGATGTTGATTATATCGCCGGGGTTAATGACATGGACGGTCACATTTTCACCGGCTTTGATATTCCTTCTGTCAACCAGCCTCTTCAACCCACACCTGT TGAGGATGTCAAAGATCTTCTGACTGCTTTGACAAGTGATAAGGGTCTGGACGCTTCAGCAGCAGCTTACGACCAGTACACTGCTAACTGGGGAAGCAAGCCTAGCAAGGATGACATCAAAAAGACGATCGTGAACATCGAGACCGACTACACCTTCCTTGTGCCAACACAGACTGCTCTGTATTTACACGCCAAACATGCCAA GACGGGCCGTACTTATTCCTACCTGTTCTCAGAGCCCAGCCGTATGCCTGGATATCCCCTCTGGATGGGGGCTGACCATGCAGATGACCTGCAGTATGTGTTTGGAAAGCCCTTCGCCACTCCACTGGCCTATCTTCCCAAACATCGCAAAGTCTCCAAATACATGATCGCTTACTGGACCAACTTCGCCAAGACTGG TGACCCCAACAAAGGTGAGTCAGTACCTGTAGCCTGGCCCAAGTTAACAGATGGCCACCAGTTTCTGGAAATCAATCACGATATGGGGAGGAACTCTGTCAAGCAGAAAATGAGAGCTCGCTACGTCCACTTCTGGAGCACAACCTACATCAGTTTTCCCAACGTCAACTGA